TGTACAACTACTTCCTCGGGGTCGAGTTCACCAGCCTCCTGGGCGGGCTCACCGGACTGGTCATCGTGGTCCTCGCCGCCCGCAGGGGCTTCCTGATGCCGAAGAAGATCTGGGACTTCCCGCCCCGGGAGGACTGGCTCGCCCGCTGGACCGGAAAGATCGAATCCGGCAACGGCGAGGAGGTGGCCGGGCGCCGTATGGGCCTGCTCCAGGCCTGGGCGCCCTACCTGCTGGTCGCCGCGGTCCTGGTGGGTACCCGCACCATCGGCCCCCTCCAGGAGTGGCTGAGCGGCATCTCCGTCGGGTCCGGCGACATCCTCGGCACCTCCGTGGCCCAGACCATCGAGCCGCTCTACTCGCCCGGCGCCACCTTCATCCTGGTCTGCCTCATCACCTACGGCCTGCACCGGATGAAGGGCCGGGAGATCCTCGCCTCCTGGAAGATGGCCGGATCCCAGTTGGCCGGGGCCGCCGTGGCCCTGCTCTTCGCCGTCCCGCTGGTCCGGGTCTTCATCAACACCGGAGCCCGGTTCGGTGACACGGCCCTGGAGAGCATGCCGCTCACCCTGGCCATCGGAGCCGCGGAGGTCGGCGGTACCAACTGGCCCCTCCTCGCCCCCTGGATCGGTGCGCTGGGCGCCTTCGTGGCGGGCTCCAACACCGTCTCCAACCTGATGTTCTCGCTCTTCCAGTTCTCCACCGCCGAGCGCATCGGCATCGCGCCGGAGACCGTCGTGGCCACCGGGGCCGTCGGCGGAGCCGCCGGGAACATGATCACGGTGCACAACATCGTGGCCGCCTCCGCCGTGGTCGGCCTGGTCGGCCGCGAGGGCGACCTCATCCGCCAGACGATCATCCCGATGACCTACTACGTACTCATGGCCGGATCGGTGAGCTACGTGTTCGTCCACGGGCTCGGAGCCAACACGGGAACGGTCGTGCTCGCGCTGCTCCTGGCCACCCTGGCCGGTCTGGTCCTGCTCATGCGCAGGGCGGACGCGAACAAGCCCCTGCCCAGCACTATGCGCGACGCGGCGGAACTGAAAGGGGGTCGGGAATAGGTACTGGTCCCGGCATGGTTGTTGGTCTGGCAAACTGGTATCAGGGAACGGCAGTCCTCCGCGCTCGCGGAGAGCACGCCGCCCTCTTACCTGGATCGCCGCGGCACCGGTTCGCGCATGGTCAACACACCGCCCCACCCCCGACGGTGGTGCGGTCGTCATGCGTCCGGCGGTCGCGCCCTGAGAAGGAGACACACATGCAGGCCGACATTCACCCCACGTACGTCCCGACCGAGGTGACCTGCACCTGCGGGGCCAAGTTCGTGACCCGCAGCACGAACCCCGAGGGCAAGGTGCGCGCCGACGTGTGCTCCGAGTGCCACCCGTTCTACACCGGCAAGCAGAAGATCCTGGACACCGGT
This DNA window, taken from Nocardiopsis exhalans, encodes the following:
- a CDS encoding L-lactate permease yields the protein MDNLALLSLLALAPILLVGILLVGFRLPAMYAMPAGYVVVVGIAVVFWQTDWMVVAASTLQGLILAAGLLYIIFGALLLLSTLTRSGAVATIRATFTDITPDRRVQAIIIGWLFGSFIEGASGFGTPAAVAAPLLLALGFPAMAAVMVGLVIQSTPVSFGAVGTPILVGVAGGLEGSDQVAERASVLGLTLPEFVNTIGFQTVLLHAVAGTFVPLIICVMLCGFYGDNRRFSDGLGVWKFALFSAFAMTIPSILYNYFLGVEFTSLLGGLTGLVIVVLAARRGFLMPKKIWDFPPREDWLARWTGKIESGNGEEVAGRRMGLLQAWAPYLLVAAVLVGTRTIGPLQEWLSGISVGSGDILGTSVAQTIEPLYSPGATFILVCLITYGLHRMKGREILASWKMAGSQLAGAAVALLFAVPLVRVFINTGARFGDTALESMPLTLAIGAAEVGGTNWPLLAPWIGALGAFVAGSNTVSNLMFSLFQFSTAERIGIAPETVVATGAVGGAAGNMITVHNIVAASAVVGLVGREGDLIRQTIIPMTYYVLMAGSVSYVFVHGLGANTGTVVLALLLATLAGLVLLMRRADANKPLPSTMRDAAELKGGRE
- the rpmE gene encoding 50S ribosomal protein L31 encodes the protein MQADIHPTYVPTEVTCTCGAKFVTRSTNPEGKVRADVCSECHPFYTGKQKILDTGGRVARFEKRFGKRA